Proteins from a genomic interval of Papaver somniferum cultivar HN1 chromosome 4, ASM357369v1, whole genome shotgun sequence:
- the LOC113273401 gene encoding uncharacterized protein LOC113273401 — protein MYVTRPLWLCKKKASTLSDTSTQENPNSGCLVVSSNHEELEKVIEICPGNTRKANQHDKLPFIQNYFTDIVYSGGDYDDFGGPVKSHIVVWFIPVVDQPPFSNRYYAIVPSGKYKGQAWTCARKEEMATTWFGKRKSPTVPSVLDHRNIYQQMKIEYKNGGFVAKSVAPDGVPPSFLRKPVWNVFYNNSDNLNFYGEASGLNTSQRLHLPNLNDKNMDVGKWYCPSLFIREGNSNDHGVIPSSFYDMSLEQYWEEIYQSEYNNDASQGHGNKNTVVVSQVVEKQSFMLFGEKAAEDETNGGVGSGDDADKFVWFGNAEGKSVGLSVEVIAKMKRIQELGGWSGDGDSAARVTKVEKFDGGEGSRGWKRFGCFVLVERFALRRMDGTLVLTCDYKHLNRIQCKWELNE, from the exons ATGTATGTTACGAGGCCTCTTTGGTTGTGTAAGAAAAAAGCTAGTACTCTTTCAGACACTTCAACTCAAGAAAATCCGAATTCAGGTTGTCTTGTggtttcatcaaatcatgaagaaTTAGAGAAAGTTATCGAAATATGTCCGGGGAATACCCGCAAGGCTAACCAACATGACAAGCTTCCTTTTATTCAAAATTATTTTACGGATATCGTTTATTCTGGGGGAGATTATGATGATTTTGGTGGTCCAGTCAAAAGCCATATTGTTGTGTGGTTCATACCTGTTGTTGATCAACCTCCGTTTTCGAATCGATATTATGCCATAGTTCCTTCCGGAAAATACAAAGG GCAAGCATGGACATGTGCTAGAAAGGAGGAAATGGCCACTACTTGGTTCGGTAAGCGTAAGAGCCCTACCGTGCCTAGTGTTTTAGATCACAGAAACATATACCAACAAATGAAAATCGAATACAAAAATGGTGGTTTTGTTGCCAAATCCGTTGCGCCTGATGGGGTTCCCCCTTCATTTCTAAGAAAACCAGTATGGAATGTCTTCTACAACAATTCCGATAATTTGAACTTTTATGGCGAAGCTTCGGGTCTTAATACGTCTCAACGTCTGCACTTGCCGAACCTTAATGATAAAAATATGGATGTTGGGAAATGGTATTGTCCTAGCCTGTTCATAAGAGAGGGAAATTCGAATGACCATGGTGTTATTCCCTCCTCGTTCTATGATATGAGTTTGGAGCAATACTGGGAAGAAATTTATCAATCTGAATACAACAACGACGCTTCACAAGGCCATGGCAATAAGAACACTGTGGTTGTGAGTCAAGTTGTAGAAAAACAATCGTTTATGTTGTTTGGGGAGAAAGCTGCGGAAGACGAAACAAATGGTGGAGTTGGAAGTGGTGATGATGCTGATAAGTTTGTATGGTTTGGAAATGCTGAAGGAAAAAGTGTCGGGTTGAGTGTGGAGGTGATTGCAAAAATGAAACGCATTCAAGAATTAGGAGGATGGAGTGGAGACGGAGATAGCGCAGCAAGAGTTACGAAAGTGGAGAAGTTCGACGGTGGAGAAGGAAGCCGCGGATGGAAAAGATTTGGTTGTTTCGTGTTGGTGGAAAGGTTTGCACTGCGAAGAATGGATGGAACACTGGTTTTAACTTGTGACTATAAACACCTTAACCGAATTCAGTGCAAATGGGAATTGAATGAATGA
- the LOC113273402 gene encoding peroxidase 66-like, protein MGYSSTTTVFLLWIVIPISTAVLDSHYYDQTCPQAEHIIADTIRNASLYDSKVPARLLRMFFHDCFVRGCDASILLESTPGNKAEKDGPPNISIRSFYVIEQAKAKLEKACPRTVSCADIIAIAARDVVTQSGGPRWEVLKGRKDGKISKASETTANLPAPSFNITQLIQSFAKRGLEIKDLVALSGGHTLGFSHCSSFQSRLRSFTSTLDLDPTLNAIFAESLRQKCPQHNRSPSAGTFLDTTSSKFDNDYYKQIVSGKGVFGSDQALLNDYRTKWIVESFARDEWFFFKEFAGSMVKLGNVGVKSLGDGEVRMKCSVVNSS, encoded by the exons ATGGGTTATTCATCTACAACAACCGTTTTTCTTTTGTGGATCGTGATTCCAATATCGACTGCAGTTCTCGATAGTCATTACTATGACCAAACATGTCCACAAGCTGAACATATCATAGCGGACACAATCCGTAACGCGTCATTGTATGATTCCAAGGTTCCTGCTCGGCTTCTTCGTATGTTCTTCCATGACTGCTTCGTTAGG GGATGTGACGCATCAATTCTTTTGGAATCGACTCCTGGAAACAAAGCTGAGAAAGATGGTCCACCAAACATCTCAATACGGTCATTTTACGTAATTGAGCAGGCCAAAgctaagctagaaaaagcttgtCCAAGAACTGTTTCTTGTGCTGATATCATTGCCATTGCTGCAAGAGATGTAGTAACTCAG tcagGAGGTCCACGATGGGAAGTTCTGAAAGGAAGAAAAGATGGAAAAATTTCCAAGGCATCAGAAACTACCGCAAATTTACCAGCTCCATCTTTCAACATAACACAACTTATTCAAAGCTTTGCCAAAAGAGGACTAGAAATCAAGGACTTGGTTGCTTTATCAGGTGGACATACTTTAGGTTTCTCGCATTGCTCTTCATTTCAATCTCGACTACGTAGTTTCACTTCCACGCTCGACTTAGATCCTACACTGAACGCCATATTTGCTGAGAGCCTAAGGCAAAAATGTCCACAACATAATAGGAGTCCAAGTGCAGGAACATTTTTGGACACTACTTCATCGAAATTTGACAATGATTACTACAAGCAAATTGTGTCTGGAAAGGGTGTGTTCGGATCGGATCAAGCATTGCTTAACGATTATAGGACAAAGTGGATTGTTGAATCTTTTGCTAGAGATGAATGGTTCTTCTTCAAAGAATTTGCTGGTTCAATGGTTAAACTTGGTAATGTTGGTGTTAAGAGTCTTGGTGATGGAGAAGTTAGGATGAAATGCAGTGTTGTTAACTCCTCGTAA